From Mya arenaria isolate MELC-2E11 chromosome 1, ASM2691426v1, a single genomic window includes:
- the LOC128225147 gene encoding uncharacterized protein LOC128225147, translated as MILNMETSTLFEDSFVDTFDVLSSSGSSIQVGWKLKAANIPLVRQFQVHYQKVASQYIQYGPLLHANEREYEVEHLVADTYYKICLVVYRSNTTDYRECTDASTTNWQLPVSVGSSIGAMLALSVIVLIVLLSRCKVPLRYRGKKSKSSTRYDTIPSMYRDDQQFECSETVTHGNDDDFVSEFDDEAFYEVPLHDHTRSMRTVNPDKSAIQNGQCRCHVHPHGQANSQHRNSLGRINCSQPHHHTRQFRAYSIQANGSVCFFNQPCSPLAKDPKIPPLMRQDSKQDKNISPTGYKHTPNTPFTRSMSLKEYPTTRSDITMPEQKVGSPPAQAFTFIDEIPEVFHRKHLQSPTCLLRYQQLHQAEL; from the coding sequence atgatattaaatatggaAACTTCAACTTTGTTCGAAGACAGTTTCGTCGACAcatttgatgttttatcatcCTCAGGCTCGTCAATTCAAGTGGGTTGGAAATTAAAAGCGGCAAATATACCTCTAGTGCGGCAATTTCAGGTGCATTATCAAAAGGTTGCAAGCCAATATATTCAATACGGACCATTGCTTCACGCAAATGAACGTGAATATGAAGTAGAACATTTAGTAGCAGACACATACTATAAAATTTGTCTCGTTGTGTACAGAAGCAATACAACAGATTATCGAGAATGTACGGATGCCTCAACAACAAACTGGCAACTACCTGTTTCAGTGGGAAGCAGCATAGGGGCTATGTTGGCCCTTTCAGTTATTGTACTTATCGTCTTGTTGTCAAGGTGCAAAGTTCCTCTTCGATACAGAGGAAAGAAATCGAAAAGCTCAACCAGATACGACACAATTCCATCGATGTACCGTGATGACCAGCAGTTTGAGTGCAGTGAAACTGTTACACACGGCAATGACGACGACTTTGTGTCCGAATTTGACGACGAAGCATTCTATGAAGTTCCTCTTCATGATCATACACGGTCAATGCGGACTGTGAATCCTGACAAATCAGCGATACAAAACGGCCAATGCCGTTGCCATGTACATCCTCACGGCCAGGCAAACAGTCAACATAGAAATTCATTGGGACGGATAAATTGCTCACAGCCCCATCATCATACGCGACAATTTCGGGCATACTCTATACAAGCTAATGGTagtgtttgcttttttaatcaGCCATGTTCACCGTTAGCGAAAGATCCGAAAATACCGCCGTTAATGAGACAGGACTcaaaacaagacaaaaatatCTCCCCCACAGGATATAAGCATACGCCCAATACACCTTTCACACGTTCAATGTCGCTTAAAGAATATCCAACAACACGGTCAGATATTACCATGCCAGAACAAAAGGTTGGCTCACCACCCGCTCAGGCTTTTACATTCATCGACGAGATTCCAGAagtttttcatcgaaaacatcTTCAAAGTCCAACATGTCTGCTGAGGTATCAGCAACTACACCAAGCAGAGCTGTAA